From the genome of Thermoflexus hugenholtzii, one region includes:
- a CDS encoding CehA/McbA family metallohydrolase has product MLIEWVGNFHSHTRFSDGTATHRRIAEAAAQAGLDGVAVTDHNVWVKGLQGYYGEVLLLVGEEVHDPCRQPQVNHALILGLGRELAPLAASPQALIDAAREQGALVFLAHPVERSPGWLQRRMGEPSLPWVDREVSGFTGLEVWNTMSEFKARLRTPLHALYYAFFPARFLRGPFPETLRWWEQLWLQGIPAVAIGGADAHGHTYALGPLRRVLFPYEWLFRAVNTHLLLDQPLAREPEADWAVIRAALQAGRAWVANDLLGSSRGFRFEARSGHRQATMGEALRRAGAVRFEASAPLPGEFRLIRFGSGVVARGRGRRFQHLTAEPGIYRMEIYRRGRLWILTNPIRVE; this is encoded by the coding sequence ATGTTGATCGAGTGGGTCGGCAACTTCCATAGCCATACGCGGTTCTCCGATGGGACGGCCACCCATCGCCGGATCGCGGAGGCGGCGGCGCAAGCCGGCCTGGATGGGGTGGCTGTGACGGATCACAACGTCTGGGTGAAGGGGCTCCAGGGATACTATGGGGAAGTCCTGCTCCTGGTCGGCGAGGAGGTCCACGATCCTTGCCGCCAGCCCCAGGTCAATCACGCCCTGATCCTGGGCCTCGGACGGGAGTTGGCTCCCCTGGCCGCTTCCCCTCAGGCCCTCATCGACGCCGCCCGGGAGCAGGGCGCTCTGGTCTTCTTAGCGCATCCGGTGGAACGTTCCCCGGGATGGCTCCAGCGTCGGATGGGAGAACCTTCTCTGCCATGGGTGGATCGGGAGGTCTCGGGGTTCACAGGCCTGGAAGTGTGGAACACGATGAGCGAATTCAAGGCTCGTCTCCGCACCCCTCTGCATGCGCTCTACTACGCCTTCTTCCCCGCGCGCTTCCTGCGGGGGCCGTTCCCCGAGACCCTGCGCTGGTGGGAGCAGCTCTGGCTCCAGGGGATCCCGGCAGTGGCCATCGGCGGGGCGGACGCCCACGGCCATACCTATGCGTTAGGTCCTCTGCGCCGTGTGCTTTTCCCTTACGAATGGCTGTTCCGGGCGGTCAACACCCATCTGTTGCTGGATCAGCCCCTTGCGCGCGAGCCGGAGGCGGACTGGGCGGTGATCCGGGCGGCCCTGCAGGCCGGCCGGGCCTGGGTGGCCAACGACCTTCTGGGGTCCTCTCGGGGTTTCCGCTTCGAGGCCCGCAGCGGCCATCGCCAGGCCACCATGGGGGAGGCCTTGCGGCGAGCGGGGGCGGTCCGGTTCGAGGCCAGCGCCCCGTTGCCGGGGGAGTTCCGCCTGATCCGCTTCGGGAGCGGGGTGGTGGCCCGCGGGCGCGGGCGACGCTTCCAGCATCTCACCGCCGAGCCCGGGATCTACCGGATGGAGATCTATCGCCGCGGCCGCCTCTGGATCCTGACCAATCCCATCCGGGTGGAGTGA
- a CDS encoding slipin family protein yields MEWITIGVPILVAALTLLASAIRILPEWERGVILRLGRYHATKGPGLFFVIPIIDRVIRVNLRLMTFDVPPQEAITRDNVTVKVNAVVFYRVIDPAKAITQVEDFKAATWNLAQTTLRSVLGQSELDELLAHRDKVNAHLRQILDEATDSWGIKVVMVEVKDVELPQGMQRAMARQAEAEREKRAKIIHAEGEYQAAKTLVEAARMIASEPAALQLRYLQTLMEISVEKNSTIIFPVPVDTLQLFLGNLHRPASG; encoded by the coding sequence ATGGAATGGATCACCATTGGCGTCCCCATCCTGGTCGCCGCCCTGACCCTGCTGGCCTCCGCCATTCGCATCCTGCCTGAATGGGAGCGGGGCGTGATCCTCCGGTTGGGGCGCTATCACGCGACCAAAGGTCCGGGCCTGTTCTTCGTCATCCCGATCATCGACCGGGTGATCCGGGTGAACCTGCGTCTGATGACCTTCGACGTGCCGCCCCAGGAGGCCATCACCCGGGACAACGTCACGGTGAAAGTGAACGCGGTGGTCTTCTACCGGGTCATCGATCCGGCGAAGGCCATCACCCAGGTGGAGGACTTCAAGGCGGCCACCTGGAACCTGGCCCAGACCACGCTGCGCAGCGTCCTGGGCCAATCGGAGCTGGACGAGCTGCTTGCCCATCGGGACAAGGTGAACGCGCACCTGCGACAGATCCTCGACGAGGCGACGGACTCGTGGGGGATCAAGGTGGTGATGGTGGAGGTGAAGGACGTGGAGCTCCCTCAGGGGATGCAGCGGGCGATGGCCCGCCAGGCGGAGGCGGAGCGGGAGAAGCGGGCGAAGATCATCCACGCGGAGGGGGAGTATCAGGCGGCCAAGACCCTGGTGGAGGCCGCCCGCATGATCGCCTCCGAACCCGCCGCCCTCCAGCTCCGCTACCTGCAAACCCTTATGGAGATCTCCGTGGAGAAGAACTCCACCATTATCTTCCCGGTCCCGGTGGACACGCTCCAGCTCTTCCTGGGCAACCTCCACCGGCCGGCATCGGGGTAG